Proteins from a genomic interval of Oncorhynchus clarkii lewisi isolate Uvic-CL-2024 chromosome 13, UVic_Ocla_1.0, whole genome shotgun sequence:
- the LOC139424430 gene encoding MAPK regulated corepressor interacting protein 2, with product MMYTITRGPSKLVTQRRTGPTQQIENKTNDLKLKPTPWLSSNSPTPKIVFNRLNGKRYHTAASQKEDTTSEGFTPAHEENVRFVYEAWQEIEQQLAGDREGRVEPAAVCGQGPVQYAEKTPSTTTKNFVPIDLEEWWAQRFLANIANLS from the exons ATGATGTACACTATTACTAGAGGTCCCAGTAAACTTGTTACACAGCGCAGGACAG GTCCCACGCAGCAAATTGAGAATAAAACCAACGACTTGAAGCTCAAACCGACCCCCTGGTTATCCTCAAA CTCTCCAACCCCTAAGATAGTGTTTAATCGCCTGAACGGGAAGAGATACCACACTGCAGCCTCACAGAAGGAAGACACCACATCTGAAGGCTTCACCCCGGCCCATGAAGAGAATGTCCGATTTGTGTACGAAG CATGGCAGGAAATCGAGCAGCAGCTGGCAGGAGATAGAGAAGGCCGTGTGGAGCCTGCTGCTGTATGTGGCCAGGGGCCCGTGCAGTACGCAGAGAAGACCCCCAGTACCACAACGAAGA ACTTTGTGCCTATAGACCTGGAGGAGTGGTGGGCCCAGCGCTTCCTGGCCAACATCGCTAACCTGTCGTGA
- the LOC139424429 gene encoding structure-specific endonuclease subunit SLX4, whose protein sequence is MDDSDQDFVDLCSKLLKRVRRKAGVTEKRSVAEPSSQDTVKDIPTKRVTNRRKKKDVGPSSKGALGNNSEHVSSTSTTCDDPNRLPSNTDKSKQAVVNGGIELGVGENGSSVAVDVAGSQPEGRGMGVKEKVLHRMQQFKRVNPQKLVHGERNQPAATGSESDSAAPHPLPDNEVPSTSASSPLPLDPQVDDSDEALALHLQEELDREAQAVAQGSLVDLEQGGLFFCQLCQKDLSAMSPTGRTQHINRCLDESEDSAAPAPPPAPSVPECPICGKRFKSQMSRAAHLKRCSSTMGVATAELLQAVQRQVAEGLTDSTANQLPQAGVSKRKGSTDPSLPGRKKPRKKPLGLDEDTMVAMALSHSLLEQEKEMEREMQRELQREREGGQQLPAVLPHISLSPLKWRAEPSKTGKGRGKRKKGAPPRPPPLLLVQDSETALRRLQERVAGLLLRTRAPSPPTPTRCPSSLPSCRTGAGPLWQKSALRDRGPKVISEFYTPELREFIQPWVSVKMDMVFPTKAMPGSSTNLSLTESISMTKQSIPSSQQPVSSTQAAPSSLPSTPGTGHLPVGSQTLCDLMELADEGMTLTQWGYSTPGPTRDKENTATDFHLSGFVPESTDEPPDLCLSGFIPESSRNTESHQMRSLPQSRNTNRSSQKSVALSRLASDLTSMVNNPQFSDVQLQVDSGEVYFTHSFMLYARCPLLAQMVHDSGFGVQEDGMPSAQRVLLGEVSGQAVYTLLQYLYTAHCPLTHTLLPHVQELAARFNLEELQQLCQLYPAQTDLHRGVEGQGDQWGDYPAQEHQSGGEEEHQDQVFMELLRSMWNEEEVEEDEDRGEEGGIAMEEEGRGDGVTIEDGETNEERVNEEEMEEIYEFAATQRKRDEGKESEKEESEEEEEGGVTFFTETEEEQEAPIQAQSLAEHSDKGELTCMMSPQTKPPSLEADMAIGDIDTDRGNPNRIKTDLSKSEGRDLERSRTGAMESDVTSSRSVGEVSTTKSLHSSPIDDQELNASLDRSYSRLFSDSWGVYETQEEPHTSPPTQPSCHSQPHRAIQKPSHSQPPRTMVVEGARQPELTSPPPPSSCSQPTRVRVDGGTRQTAIPTLQYSAIEIIDLSISPPLVPGVSALPVPGLSPGEVTDTGARVRTKGVVGRGKVPVCKEILQEKVPSSPEDLKRESYGPYSISVPVSPPHSTKEEPELIVLSDSSEEMEVGDLGPTSPSPPPTRLSQNHQGYTRITTQSNTEPKKPTSITQSDTEPKKPTSITQSDTEPKKPTSITQSDTEPKKSSSKEKETIGGFVRDPSVSPSDQGLDPDPPGYKPGSNPGSAGSTSLMDCSAEMSWLIPATPPLPSRRTSSTQTFSSMRRTQLFPKANSSSSSSAASVFSSPTLPFRPSRQTSHPPRVSTHSAQTESSISRQKSDSRGLRHSSLGLDHDDLSSQKYNSGSGSTVPSKSQPKRSRLTPSLSVIPPPDPSTKGTPLHNIPQPYSSTPLYSDLPKPSAPSLASPLLRDGEGDNGTRQRGRGLGISGSPWKRGGEGSLGLSLSDPSGPSSSPHKESLTQPRENSGSPGQRRPSSEYKYFHSPGDSETGGEKERGVREESDEIMKMEELERSVVEEQEEEMGEDMERSSNSFQQSFLGMDEPPMAFDDSWGLNAGGGDTDGERSQAVCFSLRLESSGGGASPPRQGRRDGEIAGTSSTFTPSPLPKAYTTPSPPPPNTTTPQANPEINASLLDAEIWDDWGQEEYEALPLSQRVNPVALAQRVAQLKTPVAPRRKGQQGPLVPITPMPSYSDMDTPDLKNKLNRFGVRPLPKRQMILKLKEIHQYTHQVVSSESDDEAPSLGRPRAVGPPPTTMEPTRKPVSCAQAGGFKEPGGKAAPTVSLVKLPGEEEDMEPLSASQGSNTSSTAPSEDSERSNPEQCLSDDSDNDNITASQSASKLQDKLVAVRHFIQSDPDLYGQILHYQPLVLSDLQARLKAAGIQLGAAKLLDYLDSQCITFTTAKPGLRGGRKKGATRAGGRGRRGRGAAKTAD, encoded by the exons ATGGACGACTCTGATCAAGACTTCGTGGACCTCTGCTCTAAGTTGCTCAAACGAGTCCGTAGAAAAGCTGGCGTAACCGAGAAGAGAAGTGTTGCAGAGCCCTCATCCCAGGACACTGTGAAAGACATACCCACCAAAAGGGTGACGAATAGGAGGAAGAAGAAAGATGTTGGCCCAAGTTCAAAGGGAGCTTTGGGTAACAACTCTGAACACGtttcctccacctctaccacttGTGATGACCCAAACCGACTTCCCTCCAATACAGACAAATCTAAACAAGCAGTGGTCAATGGAGGTATTGAACTTGGTGTAGGAGAGAATGGGTCATCAGTGGCTGTGGATGTTGCTGGGTCTCAACCTGAGGGTAGGGGAATGGGGGTGAAGGAGAAAGTGCTACACAGGATGCAGCAGTTCAAGAGAGTCAATCCACAGAAGCTGGTGCATGGTGAGAGGAATCAGCCTGCAGCCACAGGGAGTGAAAGTGACAGTGCTGCTCCCCATCCACTGCCAGATAATGAAG TTCCATCCACCTCCGCCTCTTCTCCCCTACCACTGGACCCCCAGGTGGATGACTCGGATGAGGCCCTGGCCCTGCATCTACAGGAGGAGCTGGACAGGGAGGCCCAGGCTGTGGCCCAGGGTAGTTTAGTGGACCTGGAGCAGGGAGGCCTGTTCTTCTGTCAGCTCTGCCAGAAAGACCTGTCTGCCATGAGCCCCACAGGACGCACCCAACACATCAACAG GTGTCTAGACGAGAGTGAGGACAGTGCTGCCCCCGCCCCTCCTCCCGCTCCCAGCGTCCCAGAATGCCCCATCTGTGGTAAACGATTCAAGTCCCAGATGAGTCGCGCGGCCCACCTCAAGCGTTGCTCCTCCACGATGGGCGTGGCTACTGCCGAGCTGCTGCAGGCTGTACAGAGACAAGTTGCAGAGGGCCTGACTGACAGCACCGCCAACCAACT tccGCAGGCCGGAGTTTCCAAGCGTAAAGGCTCCACAGACCCCAGCCTCCCGGGCAGGAAGAAGCCCAGAAAGAAGCCCCTTGGCCTGGATGAAGACACCATGGTGGCCATGGCCCTGTCCCACTCTCTACTGgagcaggagaaagagatggagcgggagatgcagagagagttacagagggagagagaaggtggtCAGCAGCTCCCAGCCGTCCTCCCTCACATTTCTCTGTCACCATTGAAGTGGAGAGCTGAACCAAGTAAGACGG GTAAGGGGCGTGGCAAGAGGAAAAAGGGTGCACCCCCtcgcccccctcccctcctcctggtCCAGGACTCAGAGACAGCCCTGAGGCGACTACAGGAGCGCGTGGCTGGCCTCCTCCTCCGTACCCGCGCCCCCTCGCCTCCCACCCCCACACGCTGCCCCAGCTCCCTGCCCTCCTGCAGAACGGGTGCTGGCCCCCTCTGGCAGAAGAGTGCACTGCGGGACAGAGGGCCGAAGGTCATCTCTGAGTTCTACACCCCAGAGCTCAGAGAATTTATACAGCCTTGGGTGTCTGTAAAG ATGGATATGGTGTTTCCCACCAAGGCCATGCCTGGATCCTCCACCAACCTTTCCTTAACAGAAAGCATCTCTATGACCAAGCAATCTATCCCTTCCTCCCAACAACCAGTCTCCTCCACCCAGGCAGCCCCCTCTTCGCTCCCTTCCACCCCAGGGACAGGGCACCTTCCAGTGGGCAGCCAGACTCTGTGTGACCTGATGGAGCTGGCTGATGAGGGAATGACCCTCACACAGTGGGGCTATTCTACCCCAGGACCTACCAGAG ACAAAGAGAACACTGCTACAGACTTCCACCTGAGTGGCTTTGTTCCTGAGAGCACAGACGAACCCCCTGACCTGTGTCTCAGTGGCTTCATCCCAGAGAGCAGTAGAAACACTGAAAGCCATCAGATGAGATCTCTTCCTCAAAGCAGAAATACCAACAGGAGCAGCCAGAAATCA GTGGCGCTGTCCAGGCTGGCCTCAGACCTAACCAGTATGGTGAACAACCCCCAGTTCAGTGATGTCCAGCTACAGGTGGACAGTGGGGAGGTGTACTTCACCCATTCATTCATGCTGTATGCTCGATGCCCCCTGCTGGCGCAGATG GTTCATGACAGTGGATTCGGGGTGCAGGAGGACGGCATGCCCTCAGCCCAAAGGGTGTTGTTGGGTGAGGTATCAGGCCAGGCGGTATATACCCTGCTCCAGTACCTCTACACAGCCCACtgccccctcacacacaccctgctgccACACGTTCAGGAGCTGGCAGCCAG GTTCAACCTGGAGGAGCTGCAGCAGCTGTGCCAGCTCTACCCAGCTCAGACAGACCTCCACAGAGGTGTAGAGGGACAGGGGGATCAGTGGGGAGACTACCCAGCCCAGGAGCACCAatctgggggagaggaggagcacCAAGACCAGGTCTTCATGGAGCTCCTCCGCTCTATGTGGAATGAAGAAGAGGTTGAGGAAgatgaggacagaggagaggaaggagggattgcgatggaggaggaggggcgagGGGATGGCGTGACGATAGAAGATGGAGAGACGAACGAAGAAAGGGTGAacgaagaagagatggaggagatatATGAGTTTGCTGCCACtcagagaaagagggatgaagGAAAAGAGAGCGAAAAGGAAGaatcagaagaggaggaggagggaggagtgacATTTTTcacagagacagaagaagagcAGGAGGCTCCAATCCAAGCTCAGTCATTGGCTGAACACTCAGATAAGGGTGAATTAACATGCATGATGTCCCCTCAAACAAAACCTCCCAGTTTAGAGGCAGACATGGCTATTGGTGACATCGACACAGACCGGGGGAATCCAAATAGGATAAAAACTGATCTCAGCAAATCAGAAGGTAGAGATCTAGAACGTTCTAGAACAGGCGCCATGGAGTCAGACGTCACAAGCTCAAGAAGTGTTGGAGAGGTATCAACGACAAAAAGCCTCCACTCCAGTCCGATTGACGATCAAGAACTAAACGCTAGTCTAGACCGTAGCTACAGCCGCCTCTTCTCTGACTCTTGGGGGGTCTATGAGACGCAGGAGGAGCCCCACACCTCCCCACCAACACAACCATCCTGCCACTCCCAACCCCACAGGGCTATCCAGAAACCCTCCCACTCCCAGCCCCCCaggaccatggtagtggagggtgCGAGACAGCCAGAACTCACCTCCCCACCCCCACCGTCCTCCTGCTCCCAGCCCACAAGGGTGAGGGTCGATGGGGGTACGAGACAGACAGCGATCCCTACCCTCCAGTACTCAGCCATTGAAATCATTGACCTCTCCATCAGTCCTCCTCTGGTCCCTGGTGTATCCGCCCTACCTGTTCCTGGTTTGTCCCCAGGGGAAGTGACTGACACCGGGGCACGAGTTAGGACGAAGGGAGTGGTGGGAAGAGGGAAAGTTCCTGTGTGTAAGGAGATACTCCAAGAGAAGGTACCGTCTAGTCCAGAGGACttaaagagagagagttatgGCCCGTATAGTATTTCTGTACCCGTCTCTCCTCCTCACAGTACCAAAGAAGAACCTGAGCTTATAGTTCTGTCTGACTCTAGTGAAGAGATGGAGGTAGGGGATCTAGGACCTACCAGCCCCTCTCCACCACCTACTCGTCTCTCCCAGAACCACCAAGGCTACACCCGAATCACAACTCAATCCAACACAGAACCCAAGAAACCCACCTCGATAACCCAATCAGACACAGAACCCAAGAAACCCACCTCGATAACCCAATCAGACACAGAACCCAAGAAACCCACCTCGATAACCCAATCAGACACAGAACCTAAGAAATCCAGCTCGAAGGAGAAAGAGACTATTGGTGGTTTTGTGAGGGATCCTTCTGTCTCACCTTCAGATCAAGGCTTAGATCCAGATCCTCCAGGTTATAAACCAggttctaaccctggttctgCTGGTTCTACTAGTCTCATGGACTGTTCTGCAGAGATGTCTTGGCTCATCCCGGCCACTCCGCCCCTGCCGTCCAGGAGGACGAGCTCTACCCAGACCTTTAGTAGCATGCGTCGCACTCAGCTCTTTCCTAAGGCcaactcttcttcctcctcttctgcaGCGTCAGttttctcctctcccaccctccctttcAGGCCTAGCCGCCAGACCTCACACCCACCCAGGGTTTCTACACATTCTGCCCAGACAGAGTCCTCTATTTCTAGGCAGAAATCAGACAGCAGAGGGCTTCGGCACTCCAGCTTGGGTCTCGACCATGACGACCTCTCTTCCCAGAAATACAACAGTGGTTCTGGATCCACAGTCCCCTCCAAGTCCCAACCAAAACGCTCCCGcctgaccccctctctctccgtcatcCCCCCACCAGACCCCTCCACTAAGGGTACTCCTCTCCACAACATCCCCCAGCCATACAGCTCCACTCCCCTTTATTCAGATCTACCCAAGCCCTCTGCTCCGTCTCTGGCCTCCCCTCTTctgagagacggggagggggacAACGGAaccaggcagagagggagggggctggGGATCTCTGGGAGCCcatggaagagagggggagaggggtctCTGGGCCTATCCCTCTCGGACCCTTCCGGCCCATCCTCGTCCCCACATAAGGAGTCCCTTACCCAACCGAGAGAGAACAGCGGCTCCCCCGGACAACGCCGACCATCCAGTGAGTATAAATACTTCCACAGCCCAGGAGATAGCgagacggggggagagaaagagaggggggtgagagaggaatCGGATGAGATTATGAAAATGGAGGAACTGGAAAGGAGTGTAGTggaagagcaggaggaagagatggGAGAAGACATGGAGAGGTCCAGTAACAGCTTTCAGCAGAGCTTCCTCGGGATGGACGAGCCACCCATGGCCTTCGATGACTCCTGGGGCCTAAACGCAGGAGGAGGGGACACGGACGGAGAGCGATCCCAGGCAGTGTGCTTCAGTCTGAGGCTAGAGAGCAGCGGTGGTGGGGCTAGTCCTCCAAGACAGGgccggagagatggagagattgcaGGAACATCCTCTACTtttaccccctctccccttcctaaAGCCTACAccaccccctctccacctccacccaaCACCACTACACCCCAGGCCAACCCAGAGATCAACGCTAGCCTCCTGGACGCTGAGATCTGGGACGACTGGGGGCAGGAAGAGTATGaggctcttcctctctctcagaggGTGAATCCTGTAGCTCTGGCTCAGAGAGTGGCCCAGCTCAAGACTCCAG TGGCCCCCCGTAGGAAAGGCCAGCAGGGCCCCCTGGTCCCCATCACCCCCATGCCCAGCTACTCTGACATGGACACACCTGACCTCAAGAACAAACTCAACAG ATTCGGTGTGCGTCCCTTACCCAAGCGCCAGATGATCCTGAAGCTCAAGGAGATCCACCAGTACACCCACCAGGTTGTCAGCTCAGAGTCAGATGACGAGGCACCTTCCCTGGGTCGCCCCAGAGCCGTCGGGCCCCCACCCACCACCATGGAGCCCACCAGAAAGCCAGTGTCCTGTGCCCAGGCTGGGGGGTTTAAAGAGCCTGGTGGAAAAGCAGCACCTACCGTCTCCCTGGTGAAACTGcctggtgaggaggaggacatggagcctctctctgcctctcagggATCCAATACGTCCTCAACAGCACCCAGTGAAGACTCTGAGAG GTCTAATCCAGAGCAGTGCCTCTCTGACGACTCGGATAACGACAACATTACTGCCTCGCAGTCTGCCTCCAAGCTCCAGGACAAGCTCGTCGCTGTCCGTCATTTCATCCAGTCAGACCCTGACCTCTATGGGCAAATCCTCCACTACCAGCCCCTGGTCCTGTCAGACCTCCAGGCCAGACTCAAGGCTGCAGGTATCCAGCTGGGGGCCGCCAAGCTACTAGACTACCTGGATTCCCAGTGCATTACGTTTACCACAGCCAAGCCTGGACTGAGGGGAGGAAGAAAGAAGGGGGCGACCAGGgctggagggaggggaaggagagggagaggggcagctAAAACAGCAGATTGA